The Nematostella vectensis chromosome 6, jaNemVect1.1, whole genome shotgun sequence region GCTGCGAGGGAGTCATAAGTATTGTTAAACTggacttgtttttattttcgattaGTTGCTTATCTATTTAATACACATATAACACAGCGGGCTACGACACATTTGAAATAGGCGTATATGTTCCTTCACGAATCAAACAATGTTGTCTACCGCATGGCGCTTATAAAATAAACGATGAGCCCAAAAAAATCGGATATCTATATATACACTTTTAAGTTTATCAAAAATTGCAAAGCTTATTGATTTCAATAGAGGTACTGTAATGCAGGCACGCCATCTTGAATTCCAAACGTCTGAATACTGTAATCATCCACTCTTTCTACTTCTTTAATATCTAACAAACTTTTACCGAATATGCCCAGCTTTACCTAATTTACCTGGTATTCTTCGTAATTTACAGCCAGTTCTAGAGTCTAGTAGATGTAGGGGTGCTATTGGTAGGGTACCTATGGTGGCTTATAGGAAACCTAGGAGTTTAAAGGATATGTTGGTGCACTCCTCTCTTAAAGAGGatagtactcaggttagaggttgtggtaagtgtggcggtaaaaggtttagggtgtgtaactttcttaagacagggcggaagtttcgcagtacagttactaataagaaatatgtcattaattttgacttggactgtaactcagatcttgttgtttatctaattacttgctctatgtgtagcaagcaatacttagggtctactatcaatagttttaggaagcgttttaataatcataaaagtaggttaaataagcaccctagtttaccggttagtgaaaaagttaaggatgaccttatctatcaacattttcattgcgacaatcatttaggtcttaataatgttatggtacaacttatagataagtgtaactctgaggctcagcttagggaaagggaaggccagtgggcttatcggcttaggtctatctacccgcggggtcttaatagtgatgactttttttgtagtaggaacccacgtagagatgtgtaaattctttttatccatagcgcgcgctattctagaaaatgcgcgtttttgtcagttgtaatttttttgcgtctcgcgccaatattctgatgtaaataagcttgtaacgattcaccttcttcagtctgccctgaagaagtcttattaaagacgaaaatttggcagagtcgatttccagtttttgtgtattgtattcattgttctggtacgagatcgcgacagtttgggctttttgattctatgcgcaccccttctgcgcatagtggtgcgcgctgtttgttcgaattttcgggtattaagtgcgcgcgtgcgccacagttgtacaagaaaacacagcaaaaggcgcgcgttttttacttaaaattgctttgacagaaaaacgaagtcggttacccccattttttatttgctcaaatagttaaagatatacggaaaaatgatatactgaaagaagaaaaaaagttgggttgtagaagttttgttatttcgcttaaaagccgtaaaaatactccaaaatggcgctttttaccgtatgaatattggcgaaaacaatgtcttttagtgcgatctcttaaaatgtaatttgttttgaacattagctactacgggttattgtttaggagatcggattttggcagctcaaCAAACacaacttaattttctaaagactataggcactctttttaaaaactaagagttgggatttttccttgcgcgatcagtaaaaacgcgtcaactctacgcgcctctgttgtgaaaacgaggtcggtacccccatttttttattaaattttttctaaacccttaacttcaatattgtttatgcgaaattttaaaaaattctgggttgtagaactatttcaagggaattaccttgaATCAAATTGCGCGTGCACCATTTGGGCGTCTCTTTTTGCTTTAAAAGACAAGttaacaaaatactaaaaaatgaaaaaaaggtcAAACTTAATTATACCATTGCTGTTATAAGGGTAGCCATTGTtagattttacttttttattattattttttactattatattaaaatgaaaacaatcaaattaAGACATGGAATCGGTTTTTAGTTTAAGTCAACAGAAAGATGACAACCACTTCAAAACGCCTCTATGAATAATATCACTGTTGACTTTGGGTAACAAGAGGAAATTCGTGTTACCAAGGCAAAAAAGAACCGTGAACGGCATTTACACCGAAGGTGCATATATTATTGTACGTTTGGTTGCTCGCGCGCAAGGCGCACGTCATAACAACATGATTGTGACGCGAATAACTGACCGATCGCTTCCAGGGAAAAAATCGCAATGAGTTTGTGTGAAAATGAGTCCTGCTAAAAACACCTTACAAACTGTATGTGTGACTGAACGAGTCATGGACACTTATGGGTTTTCATCTCATTCAACTCCGGTCATCATAGGGGAATCTCCTGAAGAATCTGTTGCGAGTTCCATTGAGTTCGAAATAGACAGTGATTCAACTAGTGGAGTTGGTAACACGGCCGATGACAAAATAGAACAACCAGCTCCTGAGAGTGCTACCAATTCAGACAAATCGGCCATCATTCGATTAAGCGGAGAGCTGCTTAAAGCGAAGCAGAGTAATTGGGAAGTTGTAGACGCATTATCAAGCGCTTACGACGACATTCGAGACATGAGAAAACGCGAGGAACGACTAAACAACGTCCTGGGCTCTAACATTCGCAATTATGCATCCagtgaagaaaataaatgggCAAAAGGGACAGAAATTAAAATACTCACCACTCAGTTACAGATACGAGCTGAAGAGTTGGTAAAAGCAAGAAGCGATATACGAAAGCTAATGATCGATAGAGACAAACTGAAAGAGGATTTCTTGAAAGCGAAAAGTGAACTGACTGTGCTTTCACTTCGTGATGGGCGAAAGGAAAGTGAGATGGCCCTTGCACGGAGCAACCTCAGGACACTGACCTCTTCCTTGAGCGAAGCAAATGAGAAATTGCTCAGTATGAGGGAAAATGCCGGGTATTTAGAAAACGAGTTGAATTTTAAGAGAATCGAGTTGGAACGAATCAAAGAGGAACGCGATGCCCTCAACGCTGCActgagagagaaagagaaacaACTCTTGCAACTGACAAAGAAAGTCCGAGAATTAGAGACAAGTAACAATGAGTTTGGTGCGTCGTTATCTAGCAAGCAGGAGGAATTGGAAAGCGTCAGAGCTCAGGAAGAGTTGGTTTTGAAAGAAGTAGAACGCGGTATTGCAAAGGAGATGAAGACTACTCGTGCGCGTTTGATTGAGGCTGAGGCGAGACACGAGCAAGACGAGAGAACCATCGCAGAGCTTACACAAAGACTCCGGGAATGGGGAAGGTGAGTACCAGTATTATATAAGGTTATAATATGAAAAAGAAGGGCTCTCAAAGAGATGGAGGATTATTAGAGCATTTATTTCAGTCAACTCTCGCTTTGCTTAGAAGAGATGGGGAAATATATGATCGTTTATTGTAGTCAACTCTTCCTTTTGCTTCAAAGAGATGGGGGATTATTACAACGTTTATTGTAGTCAACTCTCGCTTTGCTTAGAAGAGATGGGGGAATATGATCGTTTATCGTAGTCAACTCTAGCTTTGCTTAAAAGAGATGGGGGAATATATGACTCTAGCTTTGCGGTTACACGTTTAATTTTAGCGGACACCTAGATATTAAGacagaataaataacaaatattgACGGGTAAGGAGTACGGGGCGTGTGTTTTATGGGCAAAGCTAAGGCTGCTCATTAATTCCTGTTTGGCGGAAGAGTAGAAGCCGGATCTGCAGTTTTCAAGGGAAGAAATGAATCTTCTGTTCCCCTTTTCACCTTTTGTGGGCCTCCAACTGAAAGAAGAACTTATCTTTGGCTTGGTATTTTCTGTAGTGGAGAGTATCCGcgtaaaaaaaagaactgCTACTAACACAAAAACACAACTTACATATGACACGTTTATCTACTCTGTCATTCTATGCCTTAATTGATGTTGCAATTATTCTATACTTTTAGGCAATCAGAGGCCGTAAACGCTCAAATCCGTGAAGCAAATACCAAGCAATCTGCCGCTAGAGAACAAGTAACTCAATACATCGAGAAGCTAGAGAGAGAGCTTAGAAACTTAAAAAATCACCAACAGCGGGACATAAGCAAAGATCATGTGAGCCCACAGTACGCGCCAAAACCATTACTATCGAGGCGAAAACACGCAGGAAGAAAACTACCGCATGTAAAACCTCCATCGCTGACCTGGTTAAACGATGAGATGAGCGACTTTTCAGCGAGCGATCAATCCTCTGATACTATCTCTGTATCTGATATCGAGGTGCACACTGGGTATTCTAGGAAAAGATCGCGCCGCTCATTACCGCTGACCCCCAGCGATGTCGAGGTGCTGACAAGTGATGACGCATGCGCTGATGCAAAATGGAGTGACGTCATTCCTAACATCGGA contains the following coding sequences:
- the LOC5514647 gene encoding F-box only protein 41 codes for the protein MSPAKNTLQTVCVTERVMDTYGFSSHSTPVIIGESPEESVASSIEFEIDSDSTSGVGNTADDKIEQPAPESATNSDKSAIIRLSGELLKAKQSNWEVVDALSSAYDDIRDMRKREERLNNVLGSNIRNYASSEENKWAKGTEIKILTTQLQIRAEELVKARSDIRKLMIDRDKLKEDFLKAKSELTVLSLRDGRKESEMALARSNLRTLTSSLSEANEKLLSMRENAGYLENELNFKRIELERIKEERDALNAALREKEKQLLQLTKKVRELETSNNEFGASLSSKQEELESVRAQEELVLKEVERGIAKEMKTTRARLIEAEARHEQDERTIAELTQRLREWGRQSEAVNAQIREANTKQSAAREQVTQYIEKLERELRNLKNHQQRDISKDHVSPQYAPKPLLSRRKHAGRKLPHVKPPSLTWLNDEMSDFSASDQSSDTISVSDIEVHTGYSRKRSRRSLPLTPSDVEVLTSDDACADAKWSDVIPNIGSQPRRHTLDSGLGDSLRAGSNPRYRGKERSTSCTDVKLDFAADMPRMPCAVYENTARRVTGSPGNNCSLAAKPSSQYTEKLTDRESLTTRQDKERHGKHSDTRKQNEVSLRRYLSVDRLRARKRRVALGLVFRYLDPLELCRLATVCREWRSLSEHPSLWQRVVLEDKEVNNMTLLSISRRCSPLQVLVMKKLRRSSIPPKTERHKNPDTCYLERGLECIMKVTADRLRSLHIEDCGVLISDRCFTFAGTFTRNLRSMTYISDKFPASTEAFWPLHDCRMLTRLRVPPMSPCDHPYRFNDKSCEAIASHWPGLRSLTLGGPGISLTGLLHIARGCQRLQELELDRVCHVTEDAAYAMCQQGLMGLRCLFFTFTPVSPDAILQFYSACPQLELIAVHVGISDYFTEPRDADCIRMYDHVVFELVNLMEDKTELSRILRIKADYG